In one window of Candidatus Scalindua sp. DNA:
- a CDS encoding manganese efflux pump MntP family protein, translating to MVEVFLLAIALSMDAFAVSIGLGSKHKRKPASLSLLSGSYFGLFQALMPLVGYLGGKGVLGWIEAYAPWVSLCLLGLIGGKMIYASFANGIEVAITNITHRAMLMLAIATSVDAMAAGFALTLLDIGPFTACLIIGVTTCIFSWIGVFIGTISGTWLESKAELFGGIVLVLIGLKILLV from the coding sequence GTGGTTGAAGTATTTCTCCTGGCAATTGCACTGAGTATGGATGCTTTTGCTGTATCTATCGGATTGGGTTCAAAACATAAGAGAAAACCGGCATCATTATCGCTTCTGTCTGGATCTTATTTTGGATTGTTTCAGGCATTAATGCCATTGGTTGGGTACTTGGGTGGTAAAGGGGTGTTGGGGTGGATTGAAGCATATGCGCCCTGGGTCTCCCTTTGCCTGCTTGGTTTGATAGGCGGAAAGATGATTTATGCGTCTTTTGCCAATGGAATTGAAGTAGCTATTACAAACATAACTCACAGAGCAATGCTGATGCTTGCGATCGCCACAAGCGTCGATGCCATGGCTGCTGGTTTTGCGTTGACTTTACTTGATATCGGTCCGTTTACTGCCTGCCTCATCATTGGTGTTACTACTTGTATCTTTAGCTGGATAGGTGTCTTTATCGGAACGATAAGTGGTACATGGCTGGAGAGCAAAGCAGAATTGTTTGGTGGTATTGTACTTGTTTTAATTGGTCTGAAAATATTGCTGGTGTGA
- a CDS encoding DMT family protein has translation MTFAWYAHLKELNKTLWVVAALISWGIALFEYLLQVPANRIGYTVLSVGQLKIIQEVITLSVFVPFSLYYLKEPLKLDYLWAGLCLVGAVYFLFRS, from the coding sequence ATGACATTTGCATGGTATGCACACCTCAAGGAGCTTAATAAAACACTTTGGGTTGTAGCCGCACTTATCAGCTGGGGTATCGCACTATTCGAATATTTGTTACAGGTTCCAGCAAATCGGATTGGCTATACAGTTTTATCCGTCGGGCAATTAAAGATAATTCAAGAAGTCATCACTTTGAGTGTTTTTGTTCCATTTTCATTGTATTATTTAAAAGAGCCGCTGAAACTCGATTATCTATGGGCGGGACTTTGTCTTGTTGGGGCTGTATACTTTTTATTCAGGAGTTAA